A genome region from Pseudomonas sp. N3-W includes the following:
- a CDS encoding lipocalin family protein encodes MKRLLIVLFAGLVLAGCASSGVDPLAPKTASNVNLKKYQGTWYELARLPMYFQRNCEQSEAHYSLKPDGNMAVLNRCLTEQWQWEEAKGTAYPQVPGKTDKLWVEFDTWFSWLIPAKGQYWVLYVGDDYKTAIVGDPSRRYMWLLSRTPTVNNDVREELLSKARQQGYDTTRLVWRASDKQMAKTSH; translated from the coding sequence ATGAAGCGGTTATTGATAGTCCTTTTTGCCGGTCTGGTATTGGCCGGCTGCGCCTCTTCTGGCGTGGATCCGTTGGCGCCCAAGACCGCCAGCAACGTGAATCTGAAAAAGTACCAGGGCACCTGGTACGAGCTGGCTCGCCTGCCGATGTATTTCCAGCGCAACTGCGAGCAATCGGAGGCTCATTACAGCCTCAAGCCGGACGGCAACATGGCCGTGTTGAACCGCTGCCTGACGGAGCAGTGGCAATGGGAGGAGGCCAAGGGCACGGCTTATCCACAGGTGCCGGGCAAGACCGACAAGTTGTGGGTCGAGTTCGACACCTGGTTTTCGTGGCTGATACCGGCGAAGGGGCAATACTGGGTGTTGTACGTCGGTGATGACTACAAGACCGCCATCGTGGGCGACCCGAGCCGCCGTTACATGTGGCTATTGTCGCGGACCCCGACCGTCAACAATGACGTGCGCGAAGAGCTGCTGAGCAAGGCGCGACAGCAGGGTTATGACACCACGCGGCTGGTCTGGCGGGCGTCGGACAAACAGATGGCCAAGACGTCGCACTAA
- a CDS encoding formimidoylglutamate deiminase encodes MSAFFAERALLPSGWANNVRLEVNTDGVLTRIQADSHAEGAERLSGPLLPGMPNLHSHAFQRAMAGLAEVAGNPNDSFWTWRDLMYRLVGKISPDQLGVIARQLYIEMLKAGYTSVAEFHYVHHDVNGQPYADPAELALRISQAASAAGIGLTLLPVLYSHSGFGGQTPNEGQRRFINSTENYLKLQSRLQPILAQQPAQSLGLCFHSLRAVTPQQISEVLAASDKQCPVHIHIAEQQKEVDDCLSWSGRRPLQWLYENTDVDQRWCLVHATHANAEEVTLMAKSRAVAGLCLTTEANLGDGIFPAVDFLAQGGRMGIGSDSHVSLSVVEELRWLEYGQRLRDQRRNRLYGAEQPMVGRTLYDAALDGGAQALGQPIGALEVGKRADWLVLDGNDPYLATASGDGILNRWLFAGGDRQVRDVLVNGQWVVRDGRHAGEEESSRAFTQVLRELLG; translated from the coding sequence ATGTCCGCCTTCTTTGCCGAACGCGCGCTGCTGCCTAGTGGATGGGCCAACAATGTACGTCTTGAGGTCAACACCGACGGCGTTTTGACCCGTATCCAGGCCGATTCCCACGCAGAGGGCGCCGAACGGCTGAGCGGCCCGCTGTTGCCGGGCATGCCGAATCTGCACTCCCACGCGTTCCAGCGGGCGATGGCCGGGTTGGCCGAAGTGGCGGGCAATCCGAACGACAGTTTCTGGACCTGGCGCGACCTGATGTATCGTCTCGTCGGAAAAATCAGCCCGGACCAGCTCGGCGTCATCGCCCGTCAGCTGTACATCGAAATGCTCAAGGCCGGCTACACCTCGGTCGCTGAATTTCATTACGTCCATCACGACGTCAACGGTCAGCCCTATGCCGATCCGGCTGAACTGGCGCTGCGTATCAGCCAGGCGGCCAGCGCTGCCGGTATCGGCCTGACGCTGTTGCCGGTGCTCTACAGCCATTCCGGTTTTGGCGGCCAGACGCCGAACGAAGGCCAGCGCCGTTTTATCAACAGCACCGAAAATTACCTGAAACTTCAGTCACGCTTGCAGCCGATCCTGGCGCAGCAACCGGCGCAGTCGCTGGGTTTGTGTTTCCACTCGTTGCGCGCAGTCACGCCACAGCAAATCAGCGAAGTGCTGGCGGCCAGCGACAAGCAATGCCCGGTGCATATCCACATCGCCGAACAGCAGAAGGAAGTCGATGACTGCCTGAGCTGGAGCGGTCGTCGTCCGCTGCAATGGCTATATGAAAACACCGACGTCGATCAACGCTGGTGCCTGGTTCATGCGACCCATGCCAACGCCGAAGAAGTCACGTTAATGGCCAAGAGCCGGGCGGTAGCCGGCTTGTGTCTGACCACCGAAGCCAACCTCGGCGACGGGATTTTCCCGGCGGTGGACTTTCTCGCTCAGGGTGGACGCATGGGTATCGGTTCCGACAGCCATGTGTCATTGAGCGTGGTGGAAGAATTGCGCTGGCTGGAATACGGCCAGCGTCTGCGCGATCAGCGGCGTAACCGGTTGTATGGCGCGGAGCAGCCAATGGTTGGCCGCACGCTGTATGACGCCGCGCTCGACGGCGGCGCTCAGGCGCTGGGGCAGCCGATTGGTGCGCTGGAAGTGGGCAAGCGGGCGGACTGGCTGGTGCTTGATGGCAACGATCCGTATCTGGCGACGGCCAGTGGTGACGGGATTCTGAACCGCTGGTTGTTTGCCGGCGGGGATCGTCAGGTGCGGGATGTGCTGGTCAATGGCCAGTGGGTCGTTCGTGACGGGCGCCATGCCGGCGAAGAAGAAAGCAGCCGGGCGTTTACCCAGGTATTGCGCGAACTTCTGGGCTGA
- the hutC gene encoding histidine utilization repressor produces MITQQIDSGNWPPHYRVPSESELVNQLGFSRMTINRALREMTADGLLVRMQGVGTFVAEPKSQSALFEVHNIADEISSRGHRHTCKVITLEEEAAGSERALALDMREGQKVFHSLIVHFENDIPVQIEDRFVNALVAPDYLKQDFTLQTPYAYLNQVAPLTEGEHVVEAILAEASECKLLQIEKGEPCLLIRRRTWSGRQPVTAARLIHPGSRHRLEGRFHK; encoded by the coding sequence ATGATCACCCAGCAGATCGACAGTGGAAACTGGCCGCCGCACTACCGTGTCCCGTCGGAAAGCGAGCTGGTCAACCAGCTGGGTTTCAGTCGCATGACCATCAACCGCGCGCTGCGCGAGATGACCGCCGACGGCCTGCTGGTGCGCATGCAGGGCGTCGGCACGTTCGTCGCCGAGCCGAAAAGCCAGTCCGCGCTGTTTGAAGTGCACAACATCGCCGACGAGATTTCCTCCCGCGGCCATCGCCACACCTGCAAGGTCATCACCCTCGAAGAGGAGGCCGCCGGTTCCGAGCGCGCCCTGGCCCTGGACATGCGCGAAGGGCAGAAGGTGTTCCACTCGCTGATCGTGCATTTCGAAAACGATATCCCGGTGCAAATCGAAGACCGTTTCGTCAACGCGCTGGTGGCACCGGACTACCTCAAGCAAGACTTCACCCTGCAAACGCCTTACGCCTATCTGAACCAGGTCGCACCGCTGACTGAAGGCGAACATGTGGTCGAGGCGATTCTGGCCGAAGCCAGCGAGTGCAAATTGTTGCAGATTGAAAAAGGCGAGCCGTGCCTGCTGATCCGTCGCCGTACCTGGTCTGGCCGTCAGCCGGTGACCGCCGCCCGTTTGATCCACCCCGGTTCCCGCCATCGTCTGGAAGGGCGGTTTCATAAATAA